In Candidatus Binatia bacterium, the sequence GGCCGTCAGCCGGAGGCCCTTCCGCGCATCCAGGTCGCCATGATCATCGGTTTCGGCTTCATCGAGGCGCTCACGATTTACGCGTTCGTCACGATGTTCTTCCTTCAAGGGAAGATTCAGTAACCGGCCGGAAGCGGCGCCGGCCGGGGGTTTCGGTCGGCCGCCCTTCCCGAG encodes:
- the atpE gene encoding ATP synthase F0 subunit C, coding for MNFAATLGLALPIGIGLAAIGSGIGLGFMGRGAMEAMGRQPEALPRIQVAMIIGFGFIEALTIYAFVTMFFLQGKIQ